The following are encoded together in the Pectobacterium wasabiae CFBP 3304 genome:
- the purL gene encoding phosphoribosylformylglycinamidine synthase translates to MEILRGSPALSAFRINKLLVRCKEHVLPVSDIYAEYVHFADVSAPLNNDEQAKLTRLLKYGPSLAEHEPQGRLLLVTPRPGTISPWSSKATDIAHNCGLSNVLRLERGLAFYIHAPTLSDEQWQQLGALLHDRMMESVFSDLQQAEALFSHHQPAPFKRIEILLQGRQALEEANVRLGLALAEDEIDYLLEAFNNLGRNPTDIELYMFAQANSEHCRHKIFNADWVIDGVTQPKSLFKMIKNTFEHTPDHVLSAYKDNASVMEGSSVGRFYTDTNGQYAYHQEDAHILMKVETHNHPTAISPWPGAATGSGGEIRDEGATGRGSKPKAGLVGFSVSNLRIPGFIQSWEEEEFGKPDRIVSALDIMTEGPLGGAAFNNEFGRPALTGYFRTYEERVDSHNGAELRGYHKPIMLAGGIGNIRADHVKKGEISVGAKLIVLGGPSMNIGLGGGAASSMASGQSDADLDFASVQRDNPEMERRCQEVIDRCWQLGEANPILFIHDVGAGGLSNAMPELVSDGGRGGRFELRDILNDEPGMSPLEVWCNESQERYVLAVAPEQLAQFDDICRRERAPYAVIGEATEELHLTMNDRYFNNKPIDLPLDVLLGKTPKMLRDVERKQVEGTPLQRDEIYLAEAVERVLHLPVVAEKTFLITIGDRSVTGMVARDQMVGPWQVPVADCAVTTASLDSYYGEAMSIGERAPVALRNFAASARLAVGEALTNIAATHIGPLTRVKLSANWMAAAGHPGEDAGLYDAVKAVGEELCPALGLTIPVGKDSMSMKTRWQEDGEDRAVTSPMSLVISAFARVEDVRNTVTPQLRTGQDNALLLIDLGAGNKALGATALAQVYRQLGRKTADVHSPEQLAGFFNAIQELVAAKALLAYHDRSDGGLLVTLAEMAFAGHCGVTVDITSQGEDTLATLFNEELGAVIQIPAARRAEVEAILALHGLADCVHYLGQAEEGTRFTINQGAEAVYQENRSTLRRWWAETSWQMQRLRDNPQCADQEHIARQDDNDPGLNVSLTFDPKQDIAAPYIAKNVRPKVAVLREQGVNSHVEMAAAFHRAGFDAIDIHMSDLLANRRNLQDFQALVACGGFSYGDVLGAGEGWAKSILFNSRVRDEFAEFFLRPQTLALGVCNGCQMMSNLRELIPGADLWPRFVRNKSDRFEARFSLVEVEKSPSLFMNDMAGSRMPIAVSHGEGQVEVRDDTHLAAIEEHGLVALRYINHYGQVTENYPANPNGSPNGITAVTSTSGRATVMMPHPERVFRTVSNSWHPEEWGEDGPWMRMFRNARRQLG, encoded by the coding sequence ATGGAAATACTGCGTGGTTCACCTGCTTTATCGGCTTTTCGTATTAATAAATTGCTGGTCCGCTGCAAAGAGCACGTTTTGCCAGTCAGCGATATCTATGCTGAATACGTACATTTCGCCGATGTCAGCGCCCCGCTGAACAACGATGAACAGGCCAAACTGACACGTTTGCTGAAGTATGGTCCTTCTCTCGCGGAGCACGAGCCGCAAGGTCGTTTGTTACTGGTCACGCCGCGTCCTGGCACTATTTCACCGTGGTCTTCCAAAGCGACGGACATCGCCCATAACTGTGGATTAAGCAACGTGCTGCGTCTGGAGCGCGGTCTGGCTTTCTATATTCATGCGCCAACGTTGAGTGATGAGCAGTGGCAGCAGCTGGGGGCACTGTTGCATGACCGGATGATGGAAAGCGTATTTAGCGACCTGCAGCAGGCGGAAGCGCTGTTCTCTCATCATCAACCTGCACCTTTCAAGCGTATCGAAATTTTGCTGCAAGGGCGTCAGGCGTTGGAAGAGGCGAACGTCCGTCTGGGGTTGGCATTGGCGGAAGATGAAATTGATTATCTGCTGGAAGCCTTCAACAATCTGGGTCGTAACCCAACCGATATCGAACTGTATATGTTTGCGCAGGCGAATTCTGAGCACTGCCGACATAAGATTTTTAACGCAGATTGGGTGATCGACGGCGTAACTCAGCCGAAATCACTGTTCAAAATGATCAAAAATACCTTTGAACACACACCCGATCACGTTCTCTCCGCCTATAAAGACAACGCCTCCGTAATGGAAGGCTCCTCCGTCGGCCGTTTCTATACCGACACCAACGGGCAATATGCTTACCATCAGGAAGACGCACATATCCTGATGAAGGTTGAAACGCATAACCACCCAACTGCGATTTCACCGTGGCCGGGCGCAGCAACAGGATCTGGCGGTGAAATCCGTGATGAAGGCGCTACGGGTCGAGGCTCTAAGCCGAAAGCCGGTTTGGTTGGTTTCTCCGTATCGAACCTGCGTATTCCTGGCTTTATCCAATCGTGGGAAGAAGAAGAGTTCGGCAAGCCAGATCGCATTGTCAGCGCACTGGATATCATGACCGAAGGCCCATTGGGCGGTGCGGCATTTAACAACGAATTCGGCCGTCCTGCACTGACTGGCTATTTCCGTACTTATGAAGAGCGTGTTGATAGCCACAATGGTGCAGAACTGCGCGGTTACCATAAGCCGATCATGTTGGCGGGCGGTATTGGTAACATCCGTGCCGATCACGTCAAAAAAGGCGAAATTAGCGTCGGAGCTAAACTGATTGTTCTGGGCGGGCCGTCCATGAATATCGGTCTGGGCGGTGGCGCGGCGTCTTCCATGGCATCGGGTCAATCTGATGCGGATCTGGATTTTGCTTCTGTGCAGCGTGATAACCCAGAAATGGAGCGTCGCTGTCAGGAAGTGATCGACCGCTGCTGGCAATTGGGCGAAGCCAACCCGATCCTGTTCATTCACGATGTCGGCGCGGGCGGTTTATCGAATGCAATGCCTGAGTTGGTGAGTGATGGCGGTCGCGGCGGTCGCTTTGAACTGCGCGATATTCTGAACGACGAGCCGGGCATGAGCCCGCTGGAAGTCTGGTGTAACGAATCGCAGGAGCGCTACGTTCTGGCGGTTGCGCCAGAGCAGTTGGCACAGTTTGATGACATTTGCCGCCGTGAACGCGCCCCTTACGCGGTGATTGGTGAAGCGACGGAAGAATTGCATCTGACGATGAACGATCGTTATTTCAACAACAAACCTATCGATTTACCGCTGGATGTGCTGCTGGGTAAAACGCCGAAGATGCTGCGTGATGTAGAGCGCAAACAGGTAGAAGGCACACCGTTACAGCGTGACGAAATTTATCTGGCCGAAGCGGTCGAACGCGTGCTGCATTTGCCTGTGGTTGCGGAAAAAACCTTCCTGATCACCATCGGCGACCGTTCTGTTACCGGTATGGTAGCGCGCGATCAGATGGTCGGTCCGTGGCAGGTGCCGGTGGCTGACTGTGCAGTGACCACCGCTAGCCTTGACAGCTATTACGGCGAGGCGATGTCTATTGGTGAACGTGCGCCTGTCGCGTTGCGTAACTTTGCGGCCTCCGCGCGTTTGGCTGTGGGTGAGGCGCTGACGAACATTGCTGCCACGCATATCGGTCCGCTGACTCGCGTGAAGTTGTCTGCAAACTGGATGGCAGCAGCAGGGCATCCGGGCGAAGACGCCGGCCTGTATGATGCGGTAAAAGCCGTGGGTGAGGAGTTGTGTCCAGCGTTGGGTCTGACGATCCCGGTGGGTAAAGACTCCATGTCGATGAAAACCCGCTGGCAGGAAGACGGTGAAGATCGCGCAGTCACCTCGCCGATGTCGCTGGTGATCTCTGCATTTGCGCGTGTAGAAGACGTGCGTAACACGGTAACGCCACAATTGCGTACCGGGCAGGATAATGCGTTGCTGCTGATCGATCTGGGCGCAGGCAATAAAGCATTAGGTGCGACGGCGTTGGCACAGGTTTATCGCCAACTAGGTCGTAAGACGGCAGATGTGCATAGTCCAGAGCAACTGGCGGGTTTCTTTAATGCTATCCAAGAGTTGGTCGCGGCTAAGGCGCTTCTGGCCTACCATGACCGTTCAGACGGTGGCCTGCTGGTGACGCTGGCAGAGATGGCGTTTGCTGGTCACTGCGGTGTCACCGTTGATATCACGTCTCAGGGTGAGGATACGCTGGCGACGCTGTTTAACGAAGAGTTGGGTGCCGTGATCCAGATCCCGGCCGCGCGTCGTGCCGAAGTGGAAGCTATTCTGGCGTTGCATGGTTTGGCTGATTGCGTGCACTACCTCGGTCAGGCTGAAGAAGGGACGCGTTTCACCATCAATCAGGGGGCTGAAGCGGTCTATCAGGAAAACCGTTCGACGTTGCGCCGCTGGTGGGCTGAAACCAGTTGGCAAATGCAGCGCCTGCGTGATAATCCGCAGTGTGCCGATCAGGAACACATCGCCAGACAGGATGATAACGATCCCGGCCTGAATGTGTCGCTGACCTTTGATCCGAAGCAAGACATTGCAGCGCCTTATATTGCTAAGAATGTCCGGCCTAAAGTGGCTGTCCTGCGTGAGCAGGGGGTGAACTCGCACGTAGAAATGGCAGCGGCGTTCCACCGTGCTGGTTTTGATGCTATTGATATCCATATGAGCGACCTGCTGGCGAATCGTCGTAACTTGCAGGATTTCCAAGCGCTGGTTGCGTGTGGCGGTTTCTCTTATGGTGACGTGCTGGGTGCGGGTGAAGGCTGGGCTAAATCTATTCTGTTCAACTCTCGCGTGCGTGATGAATTCGCTGAATTCTTCCTGCGTCCGCAGACGTTGGCGCTGGGCGTATGTAACGGCTGCCAGATGATGTCGAATTTGCGTGAACTGATTCCGGGTGCCGATCTCTGGCCGCGTTTTGTCCGCAATAAATCCGATCGCTTTGAAGCACGTTTCAGCTTGGTTGAAGTGGAGAAAAGCCCGTCGCTGTTCATGAATGATATGGCAGGATCGCGCATGCCGATTGCCGTTTCACACGGCGAAGGACAAGTTGAAGTCCGTGATGATACCCATCTGGCGGCAATTGAAGAACACGGTCTGGTAGCACTGCGTTATATCAACCACTACGGCCAGGTAACCGAAAATTATCCAGCTAACCCGAATGGGTCGCCAAACGGTATTACGGCGGTAACCAGCACCAGCGGTCGGGCAACTGTCATGATGCCGCACCCTGAGCGCGTGTTCCGTACCGTTAGTAACTCCTGGCATCCAGAAGAATGGGGCGAGGATGGCCCGTGGATGCGTATGTTCCGCAATGCACGCAGACAACTGGGCTGA
- the mltF gene encoding membrane-bound lytic murein transglycosylase MltF codes for MPPLWEMTYKKTAVTDSLATRPPRDNYLKPLKLNYFFIGIITLLLALALWPSIPWRSSQDVQLRQILSRGELRISTVNSPLTYAMSNGSPTGLDYELAKRFADYLGVKLVVSSRKNLDELFDDLDGNDADLLAAGLIYNHERLERFRAGPTYYSISQQMVYRLGSPRPKTLDKLQGRLVVTSGSAHAATLRDLKAEKYPQLSWESASDQSTQELLKQVADGKLDYALGDSVTIGLMQRIHPQLAVAFDLSDEEPVTWYMRRSHDDSLSAALLDFFSKIVEDGTLARLEEKYLGHVGEFDYVDTTTFLGAIDETLPDLRPLFEKYATHIDWKLLAAISYQESHWNPLATSPTGVRGLMMLTRNTAESLNVTDRVDPEQSIRGGAQYMSYMMQKMPDTIPEDEKIWFALASYNMGYAHLLDARKLTEKQKGNPDSWVDVKMRLPMLSQKRYYTQTTYGYARGQEAYNYVENIRRYMVSLEGYLIEKEAKAQQQTQIAQSYPAVPLNKVPE; via the coding sequence ATGCCCCCACTCTGGGAAATGACGTATAAAAAAACTGCCGTTACAGACAGCCTGGCCACCCGGCCACCGAGAGATAACTATTTGAAGCCTTTAAAATTAAATTATTTTTTCATCGGGATTATCACGTTACTACTGGCGTTAGCGCTATGGCCTAGCATTCCCTGGCGCAGCAGTCAGGATGTACAGCTCAGGCAGATCCTCTCACGCGGCGAGTTGCGTATCAGCACCGTTAACTCACCGCTGACCTATGCAATGAGCAACGGATCCCCGACAGGTCTGGATTATGAACTGGCAAAACGTTTCGCCGATTACCTCGGCGTCAAGCTGGTGGTTTCGTCGCGCAAGAACCTTGACGAACTGTTCGACGATCTGGACGGTAACGATGCCGACCTGCTGGCTGCCGGGCTGATTTACAATCACGAGCGTCTGGAGCGTTTCCGTGCTGGCCCAACCTACTACTCCATTTCGCAGCAAATGGTCTATCGCCTCGGTTCACCTCGTCCCAAAACGCTGGATAAGCTACAAGGCCGCCTCGTTGTCACATCGGGTTCCGCCCACGCAGCGACCCTGCGCGATTTAAAAGCAGAGAAATACCCACAGTTGAGTTGGGAATCCGCCTCCGATCAGAGCACGCAGGAATTATTGAAACAGGTTGCCGACGGCAAACTGGACTATGCGCTAGGTGATTCCGTTACCATCGGCCTGATGCAGCGTATTCATCCACAGCTCGCCGTTGCCTTTGATCTTAGCGACGAAGAGCCTGTCACCTGGTATATGCGCCGTTCGCACGATGATAGCCTGTCTGCTGCCTTGTTGGATTTTTTCAGCAAGATTGTCGAAGACGGTACGCTCGCGCGCCTAGAGGAAAAATATCTCGGTCACGTTGGCGAATTTGATTATGTCGATACCACCACGTTTCTGGGGGCGATTGATGAAACGCTGCCAGACCTGCGCCCGCTGTTCGAAAAGTACGCCACCCATATCGACTGGAAGTTGCTGGCCGCCATCTCCTATCAAGAGTCACACTGGAACCCATTGGCAACCTCCCCTACTGGCGTGCGTGGGCTGATGATGCTAACGCGTAACACCGCAGAAAGCCTGAACGTGACCGATCGCGTCGACCCAGAGCAGAGTATCCGCGGCGGCGCACAATATATGTCGTATATGATGCAGAAAATGCCAGACACCATTCCCGAAGATGAAAAAATCTGGTTTGCGCTGGCATCCTACAACATGGGATACGCCCATCTGCTTGATGCACGTAAATTGACCGAAAAACAAAAGGGTAATCCTGACAGTTGGGTAGACGTAAAAATGCGCCTGCCAATGTTGAGCCAGAAGCGCTATTACACCCAAACCACCTACGGCTACGCGCGCGGGCAAGAAGCCTATAACTACGTGGAAAACATTCGACGCTATATGGTGAGTCTGGAAGGTTATCTGATAGAAAAAGAAGCCAAGGCTCAGCAACAAACCCAGATTGCGCAAAGCTATCCGGCAGTTCCTCTCAACAAGGTGCCGGAATAA
- the yfhb gene encoding phosphatidylglycerophosphatase C yields MSDKREQRIVFFDLDGTLHQQDMFGNFLRFLLCRLPLNLVLVIPLLPVIGLGLLIRGRAARWPMSWLLWAITFGRDEDELVQLEKQFVAAFRRDVIPFPQVQQRLKTYLEDSDAQVWLVTGSPQRLVEQVYHDSPFLSGVRLMGSQITRRYGGWVLTLRCLGHEKVTQMEQRLGAPLKLYSGYSDSKQDNPLLYFCEHRWRVTPEGSLQQLE; encoded by the coding sequence TTGAGTGATAAGCGAGAGCAACGCATTGTTTTTTTTGATCTGGATGGCACGTTGCATCAGCAAGACATGTTTGGCAACTTTCTGCGTTTCTTGCTTTGTCGGTTGCCGTTAAATCTCGTTCTGGTTATTCCGCTCTTACCTGTTATTGGACTGGGCTTATTAATTCGTGGTCGTGCGGCTCGCTGGCCAATGAGCTGGCTGCTGTGGGCGATTACGTTTGGGCGTGACGAAGATGAGCTTGTTCAGCTTGAAAAACAGTTCGTTGCTGCGTTTCGTCGCGATGTCATACCGTTTCCACAGGTTCAGCAGCGGCTGAAAACCTATCTCGAAGACAGTGATGCTCAGGTTTGGCTGGTGACCGGATCGCCACAGCGGCTGGTGGAACAGGTCTATCATGATTCGCCTTTTCTATCTGGCGTTCGCCTGATGGGGAGTCAGATTACGCGTCGCTACGGCGGCTGGGTACTCACGCTGCGCTGTCTCGGGCATGAGAAAGTAACGCAGATGGAACAGCGTTTAGGTGCCCCGCTCAAGCTCTACAGCGGCTATAGCGATAGCAAGCAGGACAACCCATTGCTCTATTTTTGCGAACACCGCTGGCGGGTGACGCCTGAAGGTAGCCTACAACAACTAGAGTAA
- the lapG gene encoding cysteine protease LapG, producing MRLSRFKLSGYKLFFISCLLFLLAGSLRADWDFITINQRTEQLYGPATPDARRRIDEWQTLLVNSRNKNEKALLSSVNQFFNDRMLFRDDIVVWNQEDYWATPIEALRKGAGDCEDYALAKYFTLRHLGVPADKLRITYVKALRLNKAHMVLTYYPTPTSIPLVLDNLTDKIQPATERNDLVPVYAFNGGGLWLPGASGSNKRVGDSKRLSRWQDVLTKMRAEGFSIEE from the coding sequence GTGCGACTCTCCAGGTTCAAGCTCTCCGGTTACAAGCTGTTCTTTATTAGCTGTCTGCTGTTTCTGCTGGCGGGTTCTCTACGTGCGGACTGGGATTTTATTACCATTAATCAGCGGACCGAGCAGCTTTATGGCCCGGCAACGCCCGACGCTCGCCGTCGGATAGATGAATGGCAAACGCTGTTGGTCAATTCCCGCAATAAAAACGAAAAAGCGCTGCTGAGTAGCGTGAACCAGTTTTTCAACGATCGTATGCTGTTTCGCGATGATATTGTCGTCTGGAATCAGGAAGATTACTGGGCAACACCGATTGAAGCACTGCGTAAAGGCGCTGGAGATTGTGAGGATTATGCGCTTGCCAAGTATTTTACGCTGCGCCATTTAGGCGTTCCAGCGGACAAATTACGCATTACCTATGTTAAAGCCTTGCGTCTGAATAAAGCGCATATGGTGCTCACCTATTACCCTACGCCAACGTCAATTCCGCTGGTGTTGGATAATCTGACTGACAAGATCCAACCTGCGACAGAGCGCAACGATTTAGTTCCGGTGTACGCCTTTAATGGCGGTGGTCTCTGGCTACCGGGGGCAAGCGGCAGCAACAAACGCGTCGGTGACAGTAAACGACTTTCACGCTGGCAGGATGTATTAACCAAAATGCGTGCCGAAGGGTTTTCAATTGAGGAGTAA